The Caballeronia sp. Lep1P3 genome segment CTGACGAAAGATCGCGAGCCGCGAATCGTGGTTCAGGTCGGTGGCGAGATCGTTGGCGCCGGGCCGGCTGTCGCGCGGCAGCGGATGCATGATGAGCGTGTCCCGCCCGCAGCTTTCGTCGACGAGCGCCTGATTAATTTGGAAATCCGGCGTATAGCCTTCGATCGACTCGTCGGCGAAGCGCTCTTTCTGGATGCGCGTGGCGTAGACCACGTCCGCGCCGGCGAGACCCGCGCGCAGGTCGCTCGTCTGCTCGATTGCATGGTCGCCGCGCACAATGCGTTCGACGATATGCGCCGGCATTTCGAGCGAACGCGGCGAAACGAGCGTGAACTTCAGCCCCTTGTACAGCGACAGCAGCTTCGCGAGCGAATGCACGGTGCGGCCGTATTTGAGGTCGCCGACCATCGCGATATGCGCGCCATCGACAATCTTGCCGAGCCGCGAAAACTCGCGCTGGATCGTATAGAGGTCGAGCAACGCCTGACTCGGATGCTCGCCGGGGCCGTCGCCCGCGTTGATGACCGGCACATTCGTCGCGCGGGCGAATTCGGCGACCGAGCCTTGCTCCGGATGCCGCACGACGATGGCGTCGGCATAGCCGCTGATGACCCGGCTCGTGTCGTAGATGGATTCGCCCTTCGCCATCGACGAGAACGTGAAGCCGGTCGTATCGCACACGGAGCCGCCAAGCCGGCAGAACGCCGCGCCGAAACTCACGCGCGTGCGCGTGCTCGCCTCGAAGAACAGGTTCGCGAGCACCGCGCCTTCCAGCACGCGCGTGACTTTCCGGCGCCGCGCGATGGGCTGCATCATGTCGGCGGTGCGAAACAGCGCTTCGGCGGATTCCCGCGAAAACTGGTCGACGGACAACAACTGCGGGCGTCCCTCGTATTCGATCGCGCACGCGGAATATACGCTCTGCGTATATACACCGGCCGTCGGCGCGCTCGCCAGAATCTCGCCGACGTAGCGGGCGGCGATCTCCGGCATCGACCGCGACTCCGGCGATTCGTCCGGCAGAAGCCATGTATCGAGCGCCCGCCGCGACACGCCGATGCGCGATGCGAACGCGTCGCGCGTCATATTCAGGCGGCGCATGGCGTCGCGAAGCACGATTTGCTGCTGAGTCACGGTGAACGCTCCAGAATGTACGCGGAGCGTATAGTAGGTTACTCGCCGATCAGATGCAACACCAGCTCACGATGATGCGGCGTCGCCCGATGCTCGAACACGTAGATGCCTTGCCATGTGCCGAGCACCATGCGCCCGGCTTCGACGGGAATCGAAAGCTGGACGGTGGTGAGCGCCGTGCGCAGATGCGCGGGCATGTCGTCGGGGCCTTCGGCGTCGTGGATATAGCGGCCCGGCGCTTCGGG includes the following:
- a CDS encoding aspartate carbamoyltransferase; this translates as MRRLNMTRDAFASRIGVSRRALDTWLLPDESPESRSMPEIAARYVGEILASAPTAGVYTQSVYSACAIEYEGRPQLLSVDQFSRESAEALFRTADMMQPIARRRKVTRVLEGAVLANLFFEASTRTRVSFGAAFCRLGGSVCDTTGFTFSSMAKGESIYDTSRVISGYADAIVVRHPEQGSVAEFARATNVPVINAGDGPGEHPSQALLDLYTIQREFSRLGKIVDGAHIAMVGDLKYGRTVHSLAKLLSLYKGLKFTLVSPRSLEMPAHIVERIVRGDHAIEQTSDLRAGLAGADVVYATRIQKERFADESIEGYTPDFQINQALVDESCGRDTLIMHPLPRDSRPGANDLATDLNHDSRLAIFRQTDNGIAVRMAIFATLLGVEHQVRHSMRDATWKSPASIGPDDAVFHGFD